The proteins below are encoded in one region of bacterium:
- the purE gene encoding 5-(carboxyamino)imidazole ribonucleotide mutase, with product MAKPQVGIVIGSISDKECITETCKILDFFDIKYELTICSAHRTPAKAAEYAKNAAKKGLEIIIAGAGAAAHLGGVIASHTLLPVIGVPIPSSELKGVDALYSTVQMPGGIPVATMAIGKSGAKNAGILAAEILALKTPSLTKKLKEYRKELADKVEKDNEKLRSF from the coding sequence ATGGCTAAACCACAAGTGGGAATTGTAATTGGAAGTATATCAGATAAAGAGTGTATAACGGAGACATGTAAGATATTGGATTTTTTTGATATTAAATATGAATTAACAATATGTTCTGCGCATCGTACTCCTGCTAAAGCGGCAGAGTACGCAAAAAATGCTGCAAAGAAGGGGCTGGAAATAATAATAGCGGGAGCAGGCGCAGCAGCGCATCTCGGTGGAGTTATAGCTTCGCATACCCTTCTTCCTGTAATTGGAGTTCCAATCCCGTCTTCTGAACTAAAAGGCGTAGATGCTCTGTATTCAACAGTGCAAATGCCGGGTGGAATTCCAGTTGCCACTATGGCTATTGGCAAGAGCGGAGCAAAGAATGCAGGTATACTGGCTGCGGAAATATTGGCTCTAAAAACTCCTTCTCTTACAAAGAAGCTTAAAGAGTATAGAAAGGAGCTTGCTGATAAAGTTGAGAAGGATAATGAAAAGCTAAGAAGTTTCTAA
- a CDS encoding FAD-dependent oxidoreductase — MSYQELVKKPVASVMVVGAGIGGIQASLDLAESGFKVYLVESSPTIGGVMAQLDKTFPTNDCSMCIMSPKLVECGRHLNIENITYSEIEDISGQAGNFIVCIKRKSRFIDTTKCTGCAECEDVCPVKVPDEFNQELISRKAIYRPFPQAYPNAYTIEKNDISPCRLACPAGVNPHGYVALISAGKYKEALDLVRERIAFAAVCGRVCHHPCEAQCKRGEYDQPIAIRSLKRFLADWEGKNRIKDLGLRIKEKQRRKKEKVAIIGSGPAGLSCAYDLAREGYPVTVFEALPVAGGMLAVGIPEYRLPKNILNKEIRMIQDLGVEIKTNICIGDKISFSDLKNKMGYKAVFIAAGAHKGLKLGIPGEGMRGVLDCVAFLREANLGKLKQVKGKVAVIGGGNAAVDSARTALRLGASKVTIIYRRTRVEMPADEEEIRAAEKEGIDIIYLAAPLRIVGERGEARKVVCQKMKLGEPDDSGRRRPVPVPKTDFAIEIDMLIPAISQSPDLSFISGDHGIVISKWNTIDADADTCQTAKGGIFAGGDVTSGPGTVIEAIAAGKKAAVSIMGYLQGAKLTYKTVHGNPSEPDVGDYIALENRVRMPELNIKPRIKNFSEVELGFSEEDAKREAERCLNCGICSGCGECEKTCQANAIDHNMKDEFAHINIGSIILAPGFEEFNPQLKYDYGYSRFKNVISSIQFERILSASGPYEGHLLRPSDRKPPRRIAFLQCVGSRDVDCKAGYCSSVCCMYAIKEAIIAKEHSREKLDIGIFFMDMRAYGKDFDKYYERAKAEYGVRFIRSRVSEAVENKNTGNITLRYVNEEGNIFFEEFDLVVLSVGLKPSKKISNLARKTGIKLNQYNFCDTRDFLPLHTSKPGVFVCGAFSGPKDIPETVMGASGAAAAAAEPLFSVRGALVKEKAYPKELDIRGQGPRIGVFVCHCGINIGGVVDVKEVVEYAKTLSNVVYADENLYTCSQDTQQIIKDKIKEHGLNRVIVASCSPRTHEALFQETIKEAGLNPYLFEMGNIRDQCSWVHMKQPREATDKAKDLVKMIVAKSRFKRPLERIPSDIAQQALVIGGGVAGMTTALSIANNGFQTHLIEKEAELGGNLRNIYFDINGQEIRNKFENLRKQVQNNKYIKVYFNSHVEEIEGYVGNFNSKIKAQNSKPVEVKHGVVIVATGAEEYKPKEYLYGRDKRIVTQKELEHMISCSNINLDAKQSIVMIQCVGSRDDKRPYCSRVCCQQAIKNALLLKKINPEIEIYILYRDMRTYGFYEDAYREARDRGVIFLRYNDDEKPDVKLDNKKKLIISVEDIIVGKQLNLDTDLLVLSAGIIPNPENIELSQMMKVPLNEDRFFLEAHMKLRPVDFSTEGVFMCGLAHGPKNIRESIIQAYAAAGRACTVLAKKQIFAEGTISVVDETKCDGCGLCVEVCAYKAIEIDEERSIAVVNSTLCKGCGACSASCRPNAITVSGFTDEQILAQIDAL; from the coding sequence ATGAGTTATCAAGAATTAGTTAAAAAACCTGTAGCTTCAGTAATGGTGGTTGGTGCAGGAATCGGGGGCATACAGGCATCTTTAGACCTGGCTGAGTCAGGGTTTAAGGTTTATCTTGTGGAATCGTCGCCGACAATTGGCGGAGTAATGGCTCAGCTTGATAAAACCTTCCCTACCAATGATTGCTCTATGTGCATAATGTCCCCAAAACTGGTTGAGTGCGGCAGGCATCTAAATATAGAGAATATCACATATTCAGAGATAGAAGATATTTCTGGTCAAGCTGGCAATTTTATAGTATGCATCAAGAGAAAATCCAGATTTATAGATACAACAAAATGTACTGGGTGCGCTGAATGTGAAGATGTATGTCCTGTAAAAGTTCCTGATGAGTTCAACCAGGAATTAATATCCCGTAAAGCTATTTACAGACCATTTCCACAGGCATATCCAAATGCGTATACAATTGAGAAGAATGATATTTCCCCATGCAGACTTGCCTGTCCTGCAGGGGTTAATCCGCATGGATATGTTGCGCTTATTTCTGCAGGCAAGTATAAAGAAGCCCTTGATCTTGTGAGAGAGAGGATTGCATTTGCTGCAGTATGTGGCAGAGTTTGCCATCATCCATGTGAAGCACAATGTAAAAGAGGAGAATATGATCAGCCAATTGCTATAAGATCTCTAAAACGCTTCCTTGCGGATTGGGAAGGGAAAAATAGGATTAAGGATTTAGGATTAAGGATTAAGGAAAAGCAACGAAGAAAGAAGGAAAAAGTTGCAATTATTGGTTCTGGACCAGCTGGCTTGAGCTGTGCTTATGATCTAGCACGAGAAGGATATCCTGTTACAGTATTTGAAGCATTGCCTGTTGCAGGTGGAATGCTTGCAGTAGGCATACCTGAATATCGCCTACCTAAAAATATATTAAACAAAGAAATTAGAATGATTCAGGACCTGGGCGTTGAGATAAAAACAAATATCTGCATAGGAGATAAAATCAGTTTTAGCGACTTAAAAAACAAAATGGGATATAAAGCTGTGTTCATTGCAGCAGGTGCTCATAAGGGGCTTAAGCTGGGTATTCCCGGTGAAGGGATGCGAGGCGTATTGGATTGCGTGGCATTTTTGAGAGAGGCAAATCTAGGCAAGCTCAAGCAAGTTAAAGGGAAAGTTGCCGTTATAGGAGGAGGAAATGCAGCTGTGGATTCTGCCAGAACTGCCCTGAGACTGGGAGCCAGTAAAGTGACGATCATATACAGGCGTACCAGAGTAGAAATGCCTGCAGATGAGGAGGAGATAAGAGCAGCAGAGAAAGAAGGAATTGATATTATCTATTTAGCTGCGCCATTGAGAATAGTTGGAGAAAGGGGCGAAGCTCGCAAGGTTGTTTGTCAAAAAATGAAGCTTGGTGAACCTGATGACAGCGGAAGAAGAAGGCCAGTTCCAGTGCCGAAAACTGATTTTGCTATTGAGATAGATATGCTTATACCTGCTATAAGCCAATCTCCTGACTTATCTTTTATCTCAGGAGACCATGGCATAGTTATCAGTAAATGGAATACAATTGATGCTGATGCTGACACCTGCCAGACCGCTAAAGGAGGCATATTCGCAGGCGGAGATGTTACCAGCGGACCAGGCACGGTTATAGAGGCAATTGCAGCTGGGAAGAAAGCAGCTGTGTCAATAATGGGGTATTTACAGGGGGCAAAATTAACGTACAAAACAGTTCATGGTAATCCGAGCGAGCCGGATGTTGGAGATTATATTGCGCTTGAAAACAGAGTGAGAATGCCAGAGCTTAATATTAAACCAAGGATTAAAAATTTCTCTGAAGTTGAGCTTGGATTTTCAGAAGAAGACGCAAAGAGAGAAGCGGAAAGATGTCTCAATTGCGGAATTTGTTCCGGGTGCGGTGAATGCGAAAAGACGTGTCAGGCAAATGCAATAGACCATAACATGAAAGATGAATTTGCACATATAAATATTGGCTCAATAATTCTTGCGCCGGGCTTTGAGGAATTTAATCCGCAATTGAAATATGATTATGGATATAGCAGATTTAAAAATGTAATAAGCAGTATTCAATTTGAGAGAATTTTATCTGCTTCAGGGCCTTACGAAGGGCATCTATTAAGACCTTCTGACAGGAAACCGCCAAGAAGAATTGCTTTTCTCCAATGCGTTGGTTCAAGAGATGTTGACTGCAAAGCTGGATACTGCTCTTCAGTATGTTGTATGTATGCTATAAAAGAAGCAATTATAGCAAAGGAACACAGCAGGGAGAAACTGGATATTGGTATTTTCTTCATGGATATGAGGGCGTATGGCAAGGACTTTGACAAATATTATGAAAGAGCAAAAGCTGAATATGGCGTAAGATTTATAAGATCAAGAGTTTCAGAAGCAGTTGAAAATAAAAACACAGGTAATATTACATTAAGATATGTCAATGAAGAGGGAAATATATTCTTTGAGGAATTTGATCTTGTTGTTCTTTCAGTAGGGCTCAAGCCTTCTAAAAAGATTTCCAATCTTGCAAGAAAAACCGGCATTAAGCTTAATCAATATAATTTTTGTGATACAAGGGACTTTCTTCCCCTGCATACCTCTAAACCTGGAGTATTTGTATGCGGCGCTTTTAGCGGGCCAAAGGACATTCCTGAAACTGTAATGGGAGCGAGCGGAGCTGCTGCCGCTGCTGCTGAGCCGTTATTTAGTGTGCGTGGTGCATTAGTAAAAGAGAAAGCATATCCAAAAGAGCTTGATATTCGTGGACAGGGACCCAGAATAGGTGTTTTTGTATGCCATTGTGGTATTAATATTGGCGGTGTGGTGGATGTTAAAGAGGTTGTTGAATATGCAAAAACACTTTCAAATGTTGTGTATGCTGATGAGAATTTATATACATGCTCCCAGGATACTCAACAAATAATTAAGGATAAGATTAAGGAGCATGGCTTAAACAGGGTAATCGTTGCTTCCTGTTCTCCGAGAACACACGAGGCTCTATTTCAGGAGACAATTAAAGAAGCCGGGCTGAATCCTTATTTATTTGAAATGGGGAATATCAGGGATCAATGTTCATGGGTACATATGAAGCAGCCCAGAGAGGCTACAGACAAAGCAAAGGATTTGGTTAAAATGATTGTAGCAAAATCGCGCTTTAAACGTCCTCTTGAAAGAATTCCCTCAGATATAGCGCAGCAGGCTCTTGTTATTGGCGGGGGTGTAGCCGGCATGACTACTGCGCTGTCAATAGCGAACAATGGATTCCAAACACATCTTATTGAAAAAGAAGCTGAACTTGGAGGAAATCTGAGAAATATCTATTTTGATATAAACGGACAAGAAATCAGGAACAAATTTGAAAACCTGAGAAAACAAGTTCAGAATAATAAGTATATAAAAGTCTACTTCAACTCACATGTTGAAGAAATTGAAGGATATGTAGGGAATTTTAATTCAAAAATTAAAGCGCAAAACTCAAAACCAGTTGAGGTTAAGCATGGAGTTGTTATTGTTGCGACAGGAGCAGAGGAATATAAGCCAAAAGAATATCTGTATGGAAGAGATAAACGAATTGTTACACAAAAGGAATTGGAACATATGATATCCTGTTCCAATATTAACCTGGATGCCAAGCAGTCTATTGTAATGATTCAGTGTGTTGGCTCAAGAGATGACAAGAGACCTTATTGCAGTAGAGTCTGTTGCCAGCAGGCAATAAAGAACGCACTCCTATTAAAGAAAATAAATCCTGAGATTGAGATTTATATTCTGTACAGGGACATGAGAACATACGGGTTCTATGAAGACGCATACAGAGAAGCAAGGGATAGAGGGGTGATTTTTTTAAGATACAACGATGATGAGAAACCGGATGTTAAACTGGATAATAAAAAGAAATTGATTATTTCTGTTGAAGATATAATCGTTGGAAAGCAGCTGAATTTAGATACAGATTTATTGGTTTTGAGTGCAGGAATTATACCTAATCCTGAAAATATAGAGCTTTCACAAATGATGAAAGTGCCGTTAAATGAGGACAGGTTCTTTCTTGAAGCGCATATGAAACTCCGTCCTGTTGATTTTTCAACTGAAGGTGTTTTTATGTGCGGTCTTGCTCATGGGCCAAAAAATATAAGGGAAAGTATTATTCAGGCATATGCAGCAGCAGGGAGAGCATGCACTGTTCTGGCTAAAAAACAGATTTTTGCAGAGGGCACTATTTCTGTTGTTGATGAAACTAAGTGCGACGGCTGCGGATTATGCGTTGAAGTATGCGCTTATAAGGCAATAGAGATTGATGAGGAGCGCAGTATTGCTGTTGTAAATTCTACCTTATGTAAAGGATGTGGAGCATGTTCTGCATCATGCAGACCAAACGCAATAACCGTTAGTGGTTTTACAGATGAACAAATTCTTGCGCAGATTGACGCGTTGTAG
- the purD gene encoding phosphoribosylamine--glycine ligase, with product MKVLVIGSGGREHTLAWKIAQSLRVSKIYCAPGNAGTSQKAECIPIKAENISELIRFAEENEIDLTVVGPEAPLTKGIVDEFEKRNLRVFGPSKDASQLEGSKVFAKEIMLEAGVPTGKCEIFEDSDKATQYIKSQPVPIVVKADGLAAGKGVVVAKTKEEALEAVELIMVKRAFGKAGDRIMIEECLVGEEASILAFCDGENFIPMVTSQDHKAIYDGDKGPNTGGMGAYSPAPVINEEMMKTISSQVFQPIINKMGKKGMSYKGVLYAGLMITESGLKVLEFNVRFGDPETQVILPRLKTDLIDVMESCIDGKLNEASIEWRNETAVCVVIASGGYPGAYKKGEVITGIKQAEELQDVIVFHAGTALAGVDITTSGGRVLGVTALGANIEQAIDKAYKAVGEIHFNKMYFRSDIADKALKYL from the coding sequence ATGAAGGTTCTGGTTATCGGTAGTGGTGGACGTGAGCATACTCTTGCATGGAAGATTGCTCAGAGTCTAAGAGTTTCTAAAATCTACTGCGCTCCGGGAAATGCTGGTACCAGTCAGAAGGCAGAATGTATTCCGATAAAAGCTGAGAATATTTCTGAACTTATCCGTTTTGCAGAAGAGAACGAAATTGATTTAACTGTGGTTGGCCCTGAAGCACCCCTTACAAAGGGTATAGTTGATGAATTTGAAAAAAGAAATTTAAGAGTCTTTGGACCGTCAAAGGATGCTTCTCAGCTTGAAGGAAGTAAGGTCTTTGCAAAAGAAATAATGCTTGAAGCAGGAGTTCCAACAGGTAAGTGCGAAATATTCGAAGATTCAGATAAAGCCACACAGTACATAAAATCGCAGCCTGTTCCCATTGTTGTAAAAGCTGACGGACTTGCTGCTGGGAAAGGCGTAGTTGTTGCAAAAACAAAGGAAGAAGCATTAGAAGCAGTTGAGCTGATAATGGTTAAAAGGGCATTTGGAAAAGCTGGAGATAGAATTATGATTGAGGAATGCTTAGTTGGAGAAGAGGCGTCAATACTTGCATTCTGTGATGGAGAGAATTTTATTCCAATGGTCACGTCTCAGGATCATAAAGCAATCTATGACGGAGATAAGGGGCCAAACACAGGAGGAATGGGAGCATATTCCCCTGCTCCGGTTATTAATGAAGAGATGATGAAGACAATATCCTCGCAGGTCTTTCAACCCATAATAAATAAGATGGGAAAAAAAGGAATGTCATATAAAGGCGTTCTTTACGCAGGGCTCATGATTACAGAGAGCGGACTGAAAGTCCTTGAGTTTAATGTGAGATTCGGAGATCCTGAGACACAGGTAATACTGCCAAGACTAAAAACAGACTTAATTGATGTTATGGAATCCTGTATAGATGGAAAGCTGAATGAAGCAAGTATTGAGTGGAGAAATGAGACGGCAGTATGTGTTGTGATAGCATCAGGAGGTTATCCGGGCGCATATAAAAAAGGAGAAGTAATAACAGGTATTAAACAAGCTGAGGAATTACAGGATGTAATTGTATTTCACGCAGGCACAGCCTTAGCAGGAGTAGATATTACAACCTCTGGCGGAAGGGTTCTTGGCGTAACAGCTCTTGGTGCTAATATTGAACAGGCTATTGATAAGGCGTATAAAGCAGTTGGAGAAATACATTTTAACAAGATGTATTTTAGGAGTGATATTGCAGATAAGGCACTGAAGTATTTATAA
- a CDS encoding FAD/NAD(P)-binding protein, translated as MNNPYLPIPMIIKNIVDETTAKDIKTFELAFTNKEDEKSFSYLPGQFAEVSVLGAGEAPIGIASSPTEKGILKFTVKWYPKGVLTSALHNLFIGDRIGIRGPFGNSFQSKNIIGKSVVVIGGGFAFTTLRSLTTYMIHHNNRSKFKNITVIYGARSPDDLIYKKELEEWSKKKDITLYVTVDKGDIDWKGREGFVPTVVGEVRPSSQNAVAIVCGPPVMIKFTIPKLTELGFSPENILNSLEMRMKCGIGKCGRCNIGNKYVCKDGPIFSLAELSDMPKEY; from the coding sequence ATGAATAATCCCTATTTGCCTATACCTATGATAATTAAAAACATAGTAGATGAAACAACAGCTAAGGATATAAAAACATTTGAGCTTGCATTTACAAACAAGGAAGATGAGAAAAGTTTTTCGTATTTACCGGGCCAATTTGCAGAGGTGTCTGTTTTGGGTGCTGGAGAAGCGCCAATAGGAATAGCATCATCTCCAACAGAGAAGGGGATTTTAAAGTTCACTGTTAAGTGGTATCCAAAAGGAGTCCTAACAAGTGCTCTTCATAACCTGTTCATAGGGGATAGAATTGGAATTCGCGGCCCTTTTGGCAATAGTTTTCAGTCAAAGAATATTATAGGTAAAAGTGTCGTGGTTATAGGAGGCGGTTTTGCTTTTACAACTCTGCGTTCCTTAACTACATATATGATTCATCACAATAACAGAAGCAAGTTCAAAAATATTACAGTCATCTATGGGGCAAGGAGTCCAGACGACTTAATTTATAAAAAAGAGTTGGAAGAGTGGAGTAAGAAAAAAGACATAACATTATATGTTACTGTCGATAAAGGAGATATAGACTGGAAGGGAAGAGAAGGATTTGTCCCAACTGTTGTGGGAGAAGTTCGGCCTTCTTCTCAAAACGCAGTAGCAATAGTATGCGGCCCGCCTGTAATGATAAAATTTACGATCCCAAAACTTACAGAATTAGGATTCTCTCCTGAGAATATATTAAACTCACTTGAAATGAGAATGAAGTGCGGTATAGGAAAGTGCGGTAGATGTAATATAGGCAACAAATACGTCTGCAAAGATGGCCCTATCTTTTCTCTTGCTGAATTAAGTGATATGCCTAAGGAGTATTAA
- a CDS encoding 4Fe-4S binding protein: MKAKKIQEIAKKLLREKKVDVVIGFEKGTLPLCATPCFIKTPDQVDRLIWNSFCGNNLANYLPKRKDKIAIVAKGCDSRSIVVLIQENQIKREQLYIIGVPCEGMTDKNNVLHDYCLICEHKNPVIYDVLVGNKVVENKAQRHKGTKWQKIEDFGKKASSDKWQYLESELSKCIRCNACRNACPTCYCKECFIDQEKPRWVGTTNNLSDIIFFHLGRIFHQAGRCTDCGACVRACPMNIDLRQFTQKITKDGETLFDYETGLDIDIKPPFATFKEDDTQDFIK; this comes from the coding sequence ATGAAAGCTAAAAAGATACAAGAGATTGCTAAAAAACTCCTGAGAGAAAAGAAGGTAGATGTTGTTATTGGATTTGAAAAGGGGACACTCCCTTTGTGTGCAACACCGTGTTTTATAAAAACACCTGATCAGGTGGATAGACTTATATGGAACTCGTTCTGTGGAAATAATCTGGCAAATTATCTGCCAAAGCGCAAGGATAAAATTGCAATTGTAGCTAAAGGGTGTGATTCAAGATCCATAGTAGTTCTTATTCAGGAAAATCAGATAAAACGGGAGCAGTTATACATTATTGGCGTACCATGCGAAGGAATGACCGATAAGAACAATGTGCTTCATGATTACTGCCTTATATGCGAACATAAGAATCCCGTGATATATGACGTGCTTGTTGGAAATAAAGTTGTAGAAAACAAGGCACAAAGACACAAAGGCACAAAGTGGCAAAAAATTGAAGATTTTGGAAAAAAAGCTTCTTCTGATAAATGGCAATATCTTGAATCAGAATTATCAAAATGCATAAGATGCAATGCGTGCAGAAATGCATGTCCAACCTGTTATTGCAAAGAGTGTTTTATTGATCAGGAAAAACCAAGATGGGTTGGCACAACTAATAATCTCTCTGATATTATTTTCTTTCATCTTGGACGTATTTTCCATCAGGCAGGAAGATGTACGGATTGCGGAGCATGTGTAAGAGCCTGTCCAATGAATATAGACTTGAGGCAGTTCACACAGAAGATTACAAAGGACGGGGAAACACTTTTTGACTATGAAACAGGACTTGATATAGATATTAAACCTCCGTTTGCAACATTTAAAGAAGATGATACGCAGGATTTTATAAAATGA
- a CDS encoding 4Fe-4S dicluster domain-containing protein, with the protein MKSKILAKKDLSKFISKLVKEYDVFAPVKKEEGILFSKIDKVDDICLSYSNTKNSVKEFLLPQSEELFRFVKKGNSNEITDLKERKRKSLLFGVRPCDGKAIAMLDKVFFENIPDSYYKSRRKNTIIIGMACNELDQTCFCTSVGGGPFSIEGLDALFVELKEKYFIIPVTKQSEKLFAHLDTASQKDINEAEELKKNALKGLCPVFEIKDINKKLHGMFDSPIWEEIHEKCIKCGICTYLCPACYCFDIQDETIGEKGCRVRNWDSCMFPKFTLHVSGHNPRATQKERWRQRIMHKFDYLKTNVGGYGCTGCGRCVEYCPVNLDIRKVLKDILESK; encoded by the coding sequence ATGAAGAGCAAGATATTAGCAAAAAAGGATTTGTCAAAATTTATCAGTAAGCTTGTTAAAGAGTACGATGTCTTTGCCCCTGTAAAGAAAGAGGAAGGTATCCTTTTCTCGAAGATTGATAAAGTAGATGATATATGCCTTTCCTATTCAAATACAAAAAATTCTGTGAAGGAATTTTTACTTCCTCAATCAGAGGAGCTTTTCAGGTTTGTTAAAAAGGGAAACAGTAATGAGATTACAGATCTAAAGGAAAGAAAGAGAAAAAGTCTCCTATTTGGGGTTCGCCCTTGTGACGGGAAGGCCATTGCTATGCTGGATAAGGTATTTTTTGAGAATATACCTGATTCATATTACAAAAGCAGGCGAAAAAACACTATCATTATAGGTATGGCGTGTAATGAACTCGATCAAACATGTTTTTGCACATCTGTTGGAGGAGGTCCTTTTTCAATTGAAGGACTTGACGCTCTGTTTGTTGAACTAAAAGAAAAGTATTTCATTATCCCTGTAACAAAACAAAGTGAAAAACTCTTTGCGCATCTTGATACTGCTTCTCAGAAGGATATCAATGAAGCAGAGGAACTTAAAAAGAATGCATTAAAAGGGCTATGCCCTGTTTTTGAAATAAAAGATATAAATAAAAAATTGCATGGAATGTTTGACTCTCCAATCTGGGAAGAAATTCACGAGAAATGCATAAAATGCGGTATATGTACATATCTGTGTCCGGCTTGTTATTGTTTTGATATTCAGGACGAAACTATAGGAGAGAAAGGTTGTAGGGTGAGGAATTGGGATTCGTGTATGTTCCCGAAATTTACATTACATGTCTCAGGTCATAATCCCAGAGCAACGCAGAAGGAAAGATGGCGGCAGAGAATCATGCATAAATTTGATTATTTAAAGACAAATGTAGGCGGCTATGGATGCACAGGCTGTGGAAGATGCGTGGAGTACTGTCCTGTTAATCTGGATATTCGAAAAGTACTAAAAGATATACTGGAGTCGAAATGA
- a CDS encoding hydrogenase iron-sulfur subunit, with product MSKLKISNWQPKIIAFLCNWCSYAGADLAGISRLQYPPNVRIIRVPCSGRMNPLYIIRSLQRGVDGVLVSGCHPGDCHYLTGNYHARRKFAIINSLLQYVGIEPGRIHFSWVSASEGGKFAEVIKQVTEDVKKLGPAKKMVKKI from the coding sequence ATGAGTAAACTCAAAATTAGCAACTGGCAGCCAAAGATAATTGCTTTTCTATGTAATTGGTGTTCATACGCTGGAGCTGATCTGGCTGGAATAAGCAGACTGCAGTATCCACCAAATGTGCGAATTATTCGTGTACCGTGCTCAGGAAGAATGAATCCTTTGTATATAATCAGATCTCTTCAGCGTGGAGTTGACGGGGTCTTGGTTTCAGGCTGTCATCCGGGAGATTGCCATTATCTAACGGGTAATTATCATGCTAGAAGAAAATTTGCCATCATAAACAGCTTGCTTCAGTATGTTGGCATTGAACCGGGAAGAATACATTTCTCATGGGTGTCCGCTTCTGAAGGCGGCAAGTTTGCGGAAGTTATAAAACAAGTTACCGAGGATGTTAAAAAACTAGGCCCTGCAAAAAAAATGGTGAAGAAGATATGA